A DNA window from Synergistales bacterium contains the following coding sequences:
- a CDS encoding aromatic amino acid ammonia-lyase translates to MRKVVLTGKDLTIEEVVAVARENAQVSVAGECREEIRGVRDYIEEHWIRPDAPPTYGFNTGLGKLKDYTIDMEQNDQFQHNIVMSHCGCVGEPAGEDVVRATMLVRINAFCQGVSGLRLEVIDRLAEMLNRGVHPVIPLLGSVGASGDLAPLAHMTSVLIGHDRAEAFYRGERMAAPEALRRAGIAPVRFQLKAKDALALINGTTMFAGMAALACHDALELARQADVATALSLEAVRGELAAFDPRIQKVRRHPGQARVAENVRTLTAESTRTTEEARKVHLADDLMHPGPYKPRVQDLYSLRCMPQVHGSVRDNLDYVWQTIERELNAATDNPLVFRTESGEELEFLSGGNFHGEPIAFAMDLLTVSLAELGNISERRTFSLTDPALSYGLPPMLSGSPTGLNYGYGIIACSASALASENKTLCFPATADTISTKAGQEDHVSMAPWATRKAVMVERNLEKMLGIEFLLAAEAVTLTEPELGRFRLGKGTQAVFDRIRADVEGTSADSYMPDQSGPLVSLVERREMLKAAEWAVGLLQ, encoded by the coding sequence ATGCGGAAGGTTGTGTTGACGGGAAAGGATCTGACCATCGAAGAGGTTGTTGCCGTCGCCAGAGAGAACGCCCAGGTTTCCGTCGCCGGCGAATGCCGCGAGGAGATCCGTGGGGTGCGCGACTATATCGAAGAGCACTGGATCCGCCCCGACGCCCCGCCGACCTACGGGTTCAACACGGGGCTCGGAAAGCTGAAGGACTACACCATTGATATGGAACAGAACGACCAGTTCCAGCACAACATCGTCATGTCCCACTGCGGCTGTGTCGGCGAGCCCGCCGGCGAGGATGTGGTCCGGGCGACCATGCTGGTGCGGATCAATGCATTCTGCCAGGGCGTCTCGGGACTGCGTCTGGAGGTCATCGACCGTCTTGCGGAGATGCTCAACAGGGGCGTTCATCCCGTGATCCCCCTGCTTGGATCCGTCGGCGCCAGCGGTGATCTCGCCCCGCTCGCCCATATGACCTCGGTGCTGATCGGTCACGACCGGGCGGAGGCCTTCTACAGGGGGGAACGTATGGCCGCTCCGGAAGCGCTCCGGCGGGCCGGCATCGCCCCGGTGCGGTTCCAGCTGAAGGCCAAGGACGCTCTGGCACTGATCAACGGGACCACCATGTTCGCCGGCATGGCTGCGCTGGCCTGTCACGACGCTCTGGAGCTGGCCAGACAGGCCGATGTGGCTACGGCCCTCTCCCTGGAGGCTGTCCGGGGCGAGCTGGCCGCCTTCGATCCGAGGATCCAGAAGGTGCGGCGCCATCCGGGCCAGGCCAGGGTGGCCGAGAATGTCCGCACCCTGACGGCGGAGAGCACTAGAACCACCGAGGAGGCGCGGAAGGTCCATCTGGCAGACGACCTCATGCACCCCGGCCCCTACAAGCCCCGGGTGCAGGACCTCTACTCGCTGCGCTGCATGCCTCAGGTGCACGGCTCCGTCCGGGACAACCTGGACTATGTGTGGCAGACCATCGAGCGGGAGCTCAACGCCGCCACCGACAATCCCCTGGTCTTCCGGACCGAGTCCGGGGAAGAGCTGGAGTTTCTCAGCGGCGGCAACTTCCACGGCGAGCCCATCGCCTTCGCCATGGACCTGCTGACGGTCTCGCTGGCGGAGCTGGGCAACATCTCCGAACGGCGGACCTTCTCCCTCACCGATCCGGCCCTGAGCTACGGTCTGCCTCCCATGCTCTCGGGGAGCCCCACCGGGCTCAACTACGGCTACGGGATCATCGCCTGCTCCGCCTCGGCGCTGGCTTCGGAGAACAAGACCCTCTGTTTCCCGGCTACCGCCGACACCATCTCCACCAAGGCCGGGCAGGAGGACCACGTGAGTATGGCGCCCTGGGCGACCAGGAAGGCCGTTATGGTGGAACGGAACCTCGAAAAGATGCTGGGTATCGAGTTCCTCCTGGCCGCCGAAGCCGTCACCCTGACGGAGCCGGAACTGGGACGGTTCCGGCTGGGAAAGGGCACGCAGGCTGTCTTCGACAGAATCCGCGCCGACGTGGAGGGCACAAGTGCAGACAGCTACATGCCCGACCAGTCCGGGCCGCTGGTGTCGCTGGTGGAGCGGCGTGAGATGCTGAAGGCCGCGGAATGGGCGGTGGGCCTGCTGCAGTAG
- a CDS encoding molybdenum cofactor guanylyltransferase has product MSPIWRDTLVAILAGGKSRRFGKPKLQARIEARTFLERSLDLASALSSSSCVVVATGAALPVADAPVLEDLYQDIGPLAGIVTALRASRLPYVCTLPCDMPLLSAAVFETLYAKRVPGQPVVARSPKGLEPLIAIWPAAAAPVVEGCIRRRRLNIRAPLRELGAVVVDLEREMDGYRPELMTNINYPEDLKRLRDTRTMWEGDHHADTE; this is encoded by the coding sequence GTGAGTCCCATCTGGCGTGATACGCTGGTCGCCATCCTCGCCGGGGGGAAGAGCCGGCGCTTCGGCAAACCGAAGCTCCAGGCCCGGATTGAAGCCAGAACCTTCCTGGAGCGCTCCCTCGACCTCGCTTCCGCTCTCTCGTCCTCCTCCTGTGTGGTCGTAGCGACCGGGGCCGCGCTTCCCGTGGCGGACGCACCGGTGCTCGAGGATCTCTACCAGGATATCGGTCCCCTGGCGGGGATCGTCACCGCACTCAGGGCCTCCAGGCTGCCCTATGTCTGCACACTCCCCTGCGATATGCCTCTCCTCTCCGCTGCTGTCTTCGAGACGCTCTACGCGAAGAGGGTGCCGGGGCAACCGGTGGTGGCACGCTCGCCAAAGGGACTGGAGCCGCTCATCGCGATCTGGCCCGCTGCGGCGGCCCCTGTTGTGGAAGGCTGTATCCGGCGAAGGAGATTGAACATCCGGGCTCCCCTCCGCGAGCTGGGCGCCGTGGTTGTGGACCTGGAAAGGGAGATGGACGGGTATCGACCGGAACTGATGACCAATATCAACTACCCTGAGGACCTTAAGCGTCTTCGGGACACACGGACTATGTGGGAGGGAGACCATCATGCTGACACTGAGTGA
- a CDS encoding pyridoxal-phosphate dependent enzyme, producing the protein MLTLSEIEAARERIGDAVHHTPLVQSATLSAWARCKLSLKAENLQKTGAFKIRGALNAVLSLSPKEGKRGVVTGSSGNHGQAVALAAALAGYPATVVMPEDASPAKAAAVEGYGAEVLYCGTSSKARIEKARERCAEQGMTFIHPYDDPRVMAGQGTVGLEIVDDLPDVETVLVPTGGGGLLSGTATAVRELCPSARVIGVEPEQSNSMYRSLQAGEPTPLEGIVSIADGLKTTVPGRNNFPVVRRYVDDIALVSEEAIAETLLRLLERCKLLVEPSGAVAVAALLSGVVTGTGKTVAVLSGGNVALPVLQRLIAERG; encoded by the coding sequence ATGCTGACACTGAGTGAGATTGAAGCGGCCCGGGAGCGCATTGGCGACGCGGTCCACCACACCCCGCTGGTGCAATCCGCCACCCTCTCCGCCTGGGCGCGTTGCAAGCTTTCGCTGAAGGCGGAGAATCTTCAGAAGACCGGTGCCTTCAAGATCCGTGGGGCGCTGAACGCCGTCCTGAGCCTCTCTCCGAAAGAGGGAAAGAGAGGCGTGGTCACCGGATCGAGCGGCAACCACGGGCAGGCGGTGGCGCTCGCCGCAGCGCTCGCCGGCTACCCGGCGACGGTGGTGATGCCCGAGGATGCCTCGCCGGCCAAGGCCGCGGCGGTGGAGGGCTACGGTGCCGAGGTGCTCTACTGCGGCACCAGTTCGAAGGCGCGTATCGAGAAGGCCCGGGAACGCTGTGCGGAACAGGGGATGACCTTCATCCATCCCTACGATGACCCCAGGGTGATGGCCGGCCAGGGAACGGTGGGTCTGGAGATCGTCGATGATCTCCCCGATGTGGAGACCGTGCTGGTCCCCACCGGCGGTGGGGGGCTGCTCTCCGGGACGGCCACCGCCGTCAGGGAGCTGTGTCCTTCGGCCCGGGTGATCGGTGTGGAGCCGGAGCAGAGCAACAGCATGTACCGCTCGTTGCAGGCGGGGGAGCCGACGCCGCTGGAGGGGATCGTCTCCATCGCCGACGGGCTGAAGACCACCGTGCCGGGACGGAACAACTTCCCGGTGGTGCGGCGCTATGTCGATGATATCGCCCTTGTGTCGGAAGAGGCCATTGCGGAGACCCTGCTGCGTCTTCTGGAACGCTGCAAACTGCTTGTCGAGCCTTCCGGTGCTGTCGCCGTGGCGGCCTTGCTTTCCGGTGTCGTGACCGGAACCGGAAAGACTGTGGCGGTGCTCAGCGGGGGGAATGTGGCGCTGCCGGTCCTGCAGCGGCTGATCGCGGAGCGGGGCTGA
- a CDS encoding endonuclease III: MITDYARTFDYDGFMEELEAAFQGYGKAAVRDFVAMKRRDPFRVLIGTILSSRTKDEVTSVASERLFAEAPDTEALAALPEVEIEELIYPVGFYKTKAKHLQATARMLLEHYGGEVPSTLAELLKLPGVGRKTANLVLGEAFGTNAICVDTHVHRISNRVGLVETGTPQETERDLEAILPERYWIRYNYHLVAHGQEICKPISPYCSRCALTPYCRRIGVARSR; encoded by the coding sequence ATGATCACTGATTATGCCCGGACCTTTGATTACGACGGGTTCATGGAAGAACTGGAAGCGGCCTTCCAGGGCTATGGCAAGGCGGCTGTTCGGGATTTTGTGGCGATGAAACGCAGGGACCCCTTCCGCGTATTGATCGGAACCATCCTCTCGTCCCGCACCAAGGACGAGGTGACCAGTGTCGCCTCGGAACGCCTCTTCGCCGAGGCCCCCGATACCGAGGCCCTCGCGGCGTTGCCGGAGGTGGAGATCGAGGAGCTGATCTACCCCGTGGGGTTCTACAAGACCAAGGCGAAACATCTTCAGGCCACGGCCCGCATGCTTCTGGAACACTACGGCGGCGAGGTGCCCAGTACTCTGGCGGAACTCCTGAAGCTCCCGGGGGTGGGGCGGAAGACCGCCAACCTCGTGCTGGGAGAGGCCTTCGGGACAAACGCGATCTGTGTGGACACCCATGTGCACCGGATCTCCAACAGGGTGGGGCTTGTGGAGACCGGCACACCGCAGGAGACGGAGCGTGACCTGGAGGCGATTCTTCCCGAACGCTACTGGATCCGGTACAACTACCACCTCGTCGCCCACGGGCAGGAGATCTGCAAGCCCATCTCTCCTTACTGTTCCCGATGCGCCCTCACTCCCTACTGCCGGCGTATCGGTGTCGCCAGAAGCAGGTGA